The following is a genomic window from Devosia neptuniae.
TTGCCCATTCCACCGCGCCATGCGAGCCGGCCTTGCCGGTGCTGCCCGAGAAAATGTCGTCGACAATGCGGGTTTCCCCCTCGATCCGCGCGGTCATGAAATCGCGCAATCCGTCGGGATAGTGGAACACCGCCTTGGCCGGTGCTTCCTCGGTGGCCAGGCTCTCATCACAGCTCCAGCGCAGTTCGACGCCGCCGAACAGATAGGCCTTGGCGCGCGTCATCTTGAACAGGCGGGCGGCCGAGAACTTGGCAGCCTCGCCAAAGATCTGAGGATCGGGGTGGAAACGCGTGGTGGTGCCGCGGCGATTGTTGACGCGGCCGAGCGCCACGATGTCGCCCTGCGGAATGCCGCGCGAGAAGGTCATGCGGTAAAGCTGCTGCTCGCGCGCGACCTCCACCACCATGTCGTCCGACAGGGCATTGACTACAGAAACGCCCACGCCATGCAGGCCGCCCGAGGTTTCATAGGCCTTGGAATCAAACTTGCCGCCAGCATGCAGCACGGTGTGCACGATTTCCAAGGTGGAGCGGCCTGGAAATTTTGGATGCTTTTCGACCGGGATGCCGCGGCCATTGTCGGAGACGGTGATGTAGCCATCTTCGCCGAAATGCACTTCGATACGGCTGGCATGGCCGGCAATGGCCTCGTCCATCGAATTGTCGATGACTTCGGCAAACAGGTGATGCAGTGCATTGATATCGGTGCCGCCGATATACATGCCCGGCCGGCGGCGGACGGGCTCGAGCCCTTCCAGAACCTCGATATCGGCCGCCGAATAGCTTCCTGCTACCGCTGGAGCGGCGGGCTTGGGCGCCTCGGGCTTTGCCCGTGGGCGTTCGGGTTCGATGGGGCCGCCGAAAAGGTCGTCTGCCTGGGACAATGCACTATCCGTATTAAAGCCCGAATCGGGCGATTCCGCCTTTTAACATATCTGATCCCGAGCGCACGCTGGTGCCCGATCGGCGGCTGTGCCTTGGAATTTCCACATATCTGAACGAATTATGAGCGGGCAGTTCGGCGCTGGTTCAGCATGCGTCTGCTATGCGGCAAGCTGATGTATCGCAGCCGGGAGATGGCCATGCGCAAAATCGGTTTAGCCCTGGTTTCTGTCTTATTCATGATCGGGGGAATGAGCGGCGCCGCGACAGCGCAGCCCTCTTTTGGCTTCGGCTTCCATTTCGGTGATGAACGGGAAGATTTCTTCCATGGCCGGGTGATCTGCCAGACGGACCGGCAGATCCGCAACACGATTGCTGCCGCTGGCTATACCGATATCTCGCTGAATGTGCCCAATGACGGGCTGATCAAGGTGCGAGCTACCCAGGGCGGCTGGGTCTATCAGCTCAATTACAACTATTGCCGCGCCTATATCAAAGAACGGATGCGCCTGCGCCCGGCGGGTTGAGCAGCATATCGGCACAAAACCGTCCCAAGATCGGGCGCCGTATTTACGTTCCGTTTGCTTCTTGAAAGCACTTTCTTAAACGCCCGCTGCTAAAACAGTGGACATACGGTTTTTGTCTGGAGTTGCCGTATGCGAGCCGATTGGGATCGTCGTTCTGCGTATCAAGCGAACCCTGCTGGCTCATTTCTCGGTGTTTGGCCGCATGCCGGATCAGGTATTGCGTACCGGCTGGCCAAGCTGTCCGTCCCGCGTTTTGGGGCGCTGACTATAGTTTCTGCCTTGTTCTATCTCATCTGACCGCCGCGAATTGATTTTCGCGGCGGCCGGGGCTATTGCTGCGTCATTGATCAACACCAGCACGGAGGAGGGCTGCATGAGATTTTCGTTCGAGCATCGTCAGCGCGGCCCCGTCGAGGCCCTGTGGCACAAGCTACAGGGCTGACCAGCGACTGGTACTGACACGTCTTCCTGTCTCCCATTCTGGTTTGCCCTTCCAGGCGGCGCATTGATTGCAGCCGCGCAGTGAATGCAAAGGCGCGCGAATATACAGCGCCAGACCAGTGAGACGAAAATGGGCTCGATCAGCCTCCGCAATGCCGGCCTTACGGCAACCGACACACTCTTCAGCAAACTCGACATCGTCATCGCCGAAGGCGACCGCGTGGGCCTGGTTGCCGGCAATGGCAAGGGCAAGACCACGCTGCTGCGCGCCATAGCGGGCAAGGGCGAACTTACCGAAGGCGAGATCATCTGCTCGCGCGGCCTGCGCATCGGCTATGTCGAGCAGGACGTGCCGGCGGGCATTCTCGATATGCCGCTTTACGATGCCGTCCTCGCAGTACTGCCTGAGACAGACCGGGCCAGCGATAGCTGGCGGGTGGACGTGGTGCTTGTCGATCTCGAAGTGCCCGACGATCTCTGGCAAAAGCCGGTACGGGAGTTGAGCGGGGGCTGGCAGCGCATCGCGCTGATCGCCCGCTGCTGGATCGCCGAGCCCGATGCATTGCTGCTCGACGAGCCGACCAACCACCTCGATCTGGGCAAGCTGCTGCTGCTGGAAAACTGGCTGGAGCGCGCGGCCCGTAACATCCCGGTTATCATTGCCAGTCATGACCGCGCGTTTCTCGACGCCACGACCAATCGCACGCTGTTCCTGCGGCCCGGCAATTCGGCCTATTTCCCGCTGCCCTATGGCAAGGCCCGCATGGCGCTTGATGAACTGGACGCGGCGGCCGAACTCAAGCGCGAACGCGATATGAAAGAGGTCGACCGGCTGCGCCGGCAGGCGGCCAAGCTGACCAATATCGGCATCAATTCGGGTAGCGACCTGCTGACGGTCAAATCCAAATATTTGCGCGAGCGCGCCAGCAAGATCGAGGACAATCTCAACGAACTGCACAAGGAGCGCTCGGGCGACATCAAGCTGAGCAATAGCGGCGCGCAGGCGCGGGTGCTGCTGGCCATCGAGAATTTCGACGTGACCACGCCCGATGGCCGCAAGCTGTTCCGTATCGACAAGCTGCATATTTTTCAGGGCGACCGCTTGGTGCTGTTGGGCCGCAATGGCACGGGCAAATCGCAACTGATGGGGCATCTGCATCGCGCCATGACGGGGCAGGACGTGCCCGGCATTCGCGTCAGCCCGCAGCTCAATGTGGGCTATATCGATCAGGCCATGACGCAATTGCCCAACAAGCTTTCGCCGCTGGCCTTCATCACCGGCCAGTTCGACAATGGCGACCAGCGCAGCAAGAGCCTGCTGGCCGCCGCCGGCTTCCCGGTGGAGAAGCAGGACAAGCCCATCGCGACGCTGTCTTTCGGGCAGCGGACCAGGCTGGGCCTCCTGGCGCTACGGCTGAGCCAGCCCAATTTCTATCTGCTGGACGAGCCCACCAACCATGTCGACATTGCGGGGCAGGAGCAACTGGAAAGCGAAATCCTGGCCCATGGCGCGACTTGTATCCTGGTGTCGCATGACCGCAGTTTCGTGCGCGCACTAGGGAGCCGGTTCCTGCAGATCGATGGTAAGAGACTGAAGGAAGTGGATGATCCGGAAGGGTTTTTCGCCGCAACCGTCGCAGGGTAGGCGGTTTAGCGAAGGGGCGGAGGGCAAAGACGCACGCTCATTGCCTTCGCCCCCTCGTTGCGGCTCAATTGGCGGTCAGCCAAAGCCCTCTTGCACTTTCCTGCGCGCAATGGCTTGCTACCTCCCTGGTAGGGGTCGTCATCAGGCTCCCTGAGGAGACATCATGATCGATCCCGCAATCATTCTGCCTTACATGCTGGCCTGTCTGCTGTTCTCCATCATTCCGGGCCCCTCCGTGTCGGTGGTCATCGCCAATTCGCTGGCCGGTGGTACGAGGGCAGGGCTGTTCACCATTCTTGGCACCGAATTGGGCATGTTCAGCATGGTCTTCATCGTGGCCATTGGCCTGGAAGCGGTGATGAGCGTCGTCTCCGGCGCCTTTGAAATCATCAAGATTGTCGGCGCCGCCTATCTGATCTGGATCGGCTGGAAGATGTTCCGCTCCTCCGGCCAGCTCAGCTTTACCGATGGCGCCCGCCTGCCGGTCGGTCGCTATATCTGGCAGGGCGTGCTGACCAATTGGTCCAATCCCAAAACCCTGCTGTTCCTCAGCGCCTTCCTGCCGCAATTCATCGATGTGA
Proteins encoded in this region:
- a CDS encoding LysE family translocator, which translates into the protein MIDPAIILPYMLACLLFSIIPGPSVSVVIANSLAGGTRAGLFTILGTELGMFSMVFIVAIGLEAVMSVVSGAFEIIKIVGAAYLIWIGWKMFRSSGQLSFTDGARLPVGRYIWQGVLTNWSNPKTLLFLSAFLPQFIDVSRPAFSQIMILGLIVMAVATASDCIYAVAAGRARHLLTAARVRLVNRVSGAVLMCGGVWLALQKRA
- a CDS encoding ATP-binding cassette domain-containing protein; translation: MGSISLRNAGLTATDTLFSKLDIVIAEGDRVGLVAGNGKGKTTLLRAIAGKGELTEGEIICSRGLRIGYVEQDVPAGILDMPLYDAVLAVLPETDRASDSWRVDVVLVDLEVPDDLWQKPVRELSGGWQRIALIARCWIAEPDALLLDEPTNHLDLGKLLLLENWLERAARNIPVIIASHDRAFLDATTNRTLFLRPGNSAYFPLPYGKARMALDELDAAAELKRERDMKEVDRLRRQAAKLTNIGINSGSDLLTVKSKYLRERASKIEDNLNELHKERSGDIKLSNSGAQARVLLAIENFDVTTPDGRKLFRIDKLHIFQGDRLVLLGRNGTGKSQLMGHLHRAMTGQDVPGIRVSPQLNVGYIDQAMTQLPNKLSPLAFITGQFDNGDQRSKSLLAAAGFPVEKQDKPIATLSFGQRTRLGLLALRLSQPNFYLLDEPTNHVDIAGQEQLESEILAHGATCILVSHDRSFVRALGSRFLQIDGKRLKEVDDPEGFFAATVAG